Proteins from a single region of Acidobacteriota bacterium:
- a CDS encoding single-stranded DNA-binding protein, producing the protein MLNKAMLIGNLGRDPEVRTTPSGQTVASFSLATSRRWRDRDGNRQEQTEWHNIVCWGRQAEIAGQYLQKGKQVYVEGRIQTRSWEDRQTGEKKYKTEIVADNFQMLGSRGDSGGGGGYGGGGGGGYSGGGGGGGSYGGSGGGGGGGGDDYGNDFGGDGGDDDDIPF; encoded by the coding sequence ATGCTCAACAAGGCAATGCTCATCGGCAATCTCGGCCGGGATCCGGAGGTTCGCACTACCCCCTCCGGCCAGACCGTGGCCAGTTTTTCTCTCGCCACTTCCCGGCGCTGGCGGGACCGCGACGGCAACCGTCAGGAACAGACCGAATGGCACAACATCGTGTGCTGGGGCCGCCAGGCGGAGATCGCCGGTCAATACCTCCAGAAGGGGAAGCAGGTCTACGTCGAGGGACGGATTCAGACCCGTTCCTGGGAGGATCGCCAGACCGGCGAGAAGAAGTACAAGACCGAGATCGTCGCGGACAACTTCCAGATGCTCGGCAGCCGCGGTGACAGCGGCGGCGGTGGCGGCTACGGTGGTGGTGGTGGTGGCGGCTACAGCGGTGGCGGCGGTGGGGGTGGCTCCTACGGCGGCAGCGGCGGTGGCGGCGGTGGCGGCGGGGACGACTACGGCAACGACTTCGGCGGAGACGGCGGAGACGACGACGACATTCCGTTCTAA